ctgtataatagcattaaccactaggaacaaagacctaaacctaaaaataggaactaagattatatagtagaacattaacattatattcaaacacaatccaccatctatacacatagctctaatgagctgtaatgggatgatgtccagtcagacacagttaTAAAGGGTTGTAAACAGCCCCCCACTTCTGTTCCTCGTTACTTAACCCATCATACTcctcacaccatttacactgatgtccaccccatatatcattaCATATGACAGTACAAGACGAAACCTCGTCTGTAGTGGAAACAgttcagagcatggaggatgctgcaagacgtttaatattaatctaaccactaggaacgagtgtatcatagtgtatcatgttttctgcagtcagtgtcttctcctcgccctcagagggctcttttctgtttcaggtgtcttgatgctggagctggaggttcctgatcattggttcatggctcaactagtctggaacactctgatggtTTATCCTTCTATGCTATTGTTtttgtccttctgtccactaaccccaaccagtggaagcagatgttctccacctctgaacctggttctgctggagatttcttcctataaaaagagggagttttttcttcccactgttgctaatttgtaatttgcactatataaataaagctgaattcaATGTAGTCATTGGTCAGGTTTTTCTACTGGCAAACAAATGTCCACCTCTGTATGAAACTCTTCAATTTCAatctaaattaattaaattaactaAACTATTATCAAATACACTAAATGCAGGATTGAATACTTGATagcaaaagtaaaaatgtattatttaatgtatcgACGTAGAAACGTCAGAGGAACACCAGCTCCACCTAGTGGTCAATTCTCTGAACCATGAGTTTAGCTTTAGTCACAACTAAACTGATGACACACAGATTATTCAACAAATCACACCTATTTTCtcatttaacaaaaacacattttaaatataatgacTGTAATAACAACATGTGTAAATTAAAGACTTTAATACAAACACTGAAGGCTGTGTGTGGGATCTGGAGTGTCTTTGCATCGAATATTCACACTTTAGTGGTTTAaacatgtcataaaaaaaacccCTACCCAATAACAACTACAATTAAAATGCACAATGACACATGAGAAAATGTTTGCACTTGTGTTCAAACATGAAACCTTTGACAGTTGATTCAAGTGTAATTATATTCAGAAGATAAAAGCTTGTCAATtctcagctgtttttttttttttttttttttaatatctcttatttttgaaataaGAAAATTCTTCCAAAGCTGTTGTTGAAATAGGAACCATTCCCTGTGCGTCTATGCTGGCATTTGAAAATAGAGCTGTTTGCGCAGGAAGTTGAAGGAACCTGGCATTTGTTTGTAAACACCTTTGGCAGAATTCTGGGAAACTTCAAGGTTTacctgaaaaaggaacaaaaccGTTAAAATAAGATGCACGAAACGCTCCCGACGGCAGAGGATGATTTAAAACCTCACCATGGTCAGCATGGTGACCAAATCAGCACTCGAAGCGTTTTCCTCAAGAATGCGATCCAGGGTCTCCACGTACCAGGAGCCGGACTGGGTGTCTCTCCAGGAAACGTAACCTGTGGAAACAAAATAGGgttcagggttctcgccagcgctgttgagcacATGGGCCCCCCACACCGTTCCAACCAGCGTCGGGGGCttctctgttttcttttttaatcggtacagtcgtaataattgttgcacatttggacacaaaagggagtTCCAGGCGTGCATGGGTTGTTTAATCTGCAGAACctgaaacacatacatcagcggCAGCGTGtttttaatacaggcgatttgctCGGATGCTCACTCCCgtcttcacctgaggacccctgtaACTACTTAGCTGCCCTcgatgttgcctgtgtgcatcctccgcttGGTAACCCATAAACACAAAACCCATAAACATAAACTAGCGTAGCTTCAACCGCCAGCGTGTGGCCACACATGAAGCTGCTCTACATGTTTTTAacagatcattctacatgcacgTGCATGGGTGTAAATACTGGTTAAAAtgggttcaggcttaaagagacacCTGCTTCATTTGGGCTGGACGAGTTCGGGTCGTGTTCTGTCCAAGTATATGCAGACCTGCAGGCCAACGTGAAGGAAGTTGAACTTCCAAATATGGTCATTGTGACACCCATTGTGGTGGCGACAACGGAAATGAAGCCTTTGCAGCGTAACGCCCACTTTTGAGAGACAATAGCCTAAGTAagtaaatcagaaataaataaaaaatgttgctgaaaataattgttttaggGGTGGGGTTAGAGGTTATGGGTTCGGGTCTCATTACATCATCAAAGCACAAATAAAGTTTGTTTATAGTTTCTCTTTATTCAAACGTTGATTAATATGCTAATTGTAGCTGCTACATTGCTGGGTTAAGTTTTGTACGCTGCAAACGCTTAATTTTCGTTGTGGGCGTGGCTTGAATGGGCGTGGTTTGGAGGGCCTGGGGGTCTGCAGCTTGATTCTCATTCTGTCCGCCTCAGGTCTTCTTTATTTTGGtctgattaaagctctacttTGTGTATTCTCCActttgtaacccataatcaccgtctattataaacagtgtgcttcataaTCTTAAAGTTAATATCCAGAGTGTCCATAATagtcccaatattactgcgAGTTCTACATAATACTTCATTTAAAATTGAAAAGCAtctcttttgaataaaatgtaaaatgttatttcttgtctctacagtatttattagtggaggatctgtaccaagcatgagtaactcagtattttgtttattgatttttttttttttttttttttaaatcactgaaTTGATTTTTCATTCTGTTATGTTATAAATGGTTGTTTGCTTTCTGTTTCTATTTTGCATTCCTGTCACAATACTATGAATGTGTGGATGATTGTTTCTAACATCTTATTGAGAACCCTGGAATTACTCAATACAATATTTTCCactgtaacttttttttaaaaaactagaataaaaaaaacaaagacagggTTGACCAAAGCACAGGCCAGTGTGTGTCACTAAAATGACTCTGAACTTCAGTGATTGTATCCAATAAGTGGTTATTTTAAGGGTGAAACATGCTGTTCAATCAGATCTAATCTCTGCGTGTGaagttaaaatgttaaaagacagaaacagttgtttttgttttgcattgtaCGGTTCTCTGTTTTATCAATGTCCTGttttcactgacacacacacttctttttCTAATCGCCGTTATCTAGAGTTGCTGGAGACAATAATATTTTAActgataaagacaaagtgtagCCCTCATACAGTCATATATTTAAGCTAATTTACGAACAAACAAAAGGCTGCTTTgatctttattttctttgatttattgataagTGACACCTAaactatggctgtgttcgaaatggcacaccacgtagtacacactacacactcagtgagtatactgtatactatatactatacatAAAACTCACCAAtgcacatttcatgccaacattttagaaattttcatagaccctccattgtgctactgactaaacttcctgttaacttcaaaataaaagccttacttacaaaagaaaaaagtaaactaatggaagacatgaagagatgcttttattttgaaaaggggatgtttgatttttagcttgaagtcagTACCAGGACCATTTttcattctgctcgcaatgcatcatgggacggttgagtatgactagtgtgcccaccatgcatacagtatacatctgggtatttctcgctcATTCAATCTTTCTATACTGTctgatgcagtgtttttcaaccttggggacggggccccatgtggggtcgcctggtgTTTAAATGAGGTCAAATGTCTAGTAATGTTAGTatctcatttttaaattattactttttcaaattaaaaaacttCAACaccttaaataactgtattttatatGATTACTTTGCCAGATAAATctagtttttaaataaaatgtagttaaaaaaaaacgtcttaattggcacaacttgtcactaatcctagCTAATCTGTATTTGTAATGCAGTATAATAAAAAGGATAGAAAActaattctattaaaaaaaaaaatgtctttggggtcgccagaaattcttgatatcaagatggggtcacgatccaaaaaaggttgggaacggTTGAGTATGCCTAGTGTGTCCACTGTGCATACTTTCAAAATGTCCACATATAAAATATCGTACATTCAGATATTTTTCACATACTCAGTCTTTCCATACTtactatttaatgtgaacacactacataatAATTGTGACGTCAGAttcagtatgagtagtacgttaatatgcgATTTCGAGCACAGCCTATGtctatatttctttaaaaaacacatcgtctccagcagctttaaattttgtttttgtttctttatttattgttcaATCTAATGACTGAAAAAGTCcaacatattttcattttaaggaTAAAGGTTTCTAAATCTGACTAAAATGATGACTGTCAATCAGAACGTGCTGATGGCCACAGCGTAAACTCACCAGGGAAAGTGGAGTATGAAACCAGGATGTCGCTGGGGGTTGGTAGCGTAGCTCTAGCATCGGTTTCATCCGACGTGCTCAGAGAGTCACTGCTGGAGGACACGGGAATGGCGTCCGTCTGGTCGTCTATTCCACCGTTGGAGCTCTGGACGTCCTCAGGAGAAACTTCAGCACCTGTGTCTCTTTCATCTGCACCAGGAACCAAAACGTCTGCAGCTGTTCATCCATTCTGTGGCTGATGAATGACACGTTCTCCTACACGTACCTCCTCCACAGGCCTGGATGAAGAACAGCTTGGGTTTCCCTTGTAGAGACGGACAGTGCTGCCCGTTCAGGTAGTTGGTGATGTGTTGAACTAGAACGTACTGACCGTCTACGCCGTACACAGCACCAGGGAAACGGTTGTGACTCaccttcaaacaaacaaaacatgttgATTCTGTTTGAATCCAAATCAACTCAACACAGACCATGCAGGTGTGCGTATTTTCACCTCAGTGCCATGGGACAGCATGATGACCACACAGCAGTCGTACTGTGAATGGTCCTTTTTACGCAGAACACTCAGTTCATGTTTGATttgctaaaaaacaaacaagaaaaacaattggAACTGGCCTGCATTACTTTGTATCagaattagggctgaacgatatgGTTATaattctcaatatttttaactcaataaagtctgaccagaaagacaattctgggtaaagggacagcacgtgtgagtgagttctgtagtgtggcttgtttagatgaaggtctggagtaggacacactcagaaatccattcaactctacTTCTGATGCTGTTCTgtgaagtagtgaaagcaggaACTCATAAAACacgtattttgatacaaaatttaaaaactacatacatagatatatatatatcttgaatatcgatgtatcgcccagctctacctcaaactagggctgggcaatatggaacaaaactcatatgtcaatatttttttctcaaaatgacaatataaaatataaatatcaatatttttcactcaaagtcttaccaggaagacaattctgggttaaatttgctaatgcaaaataccacacgtgcacatttatgaacaaaaagctgcacaatatgttccactttagtcttttatctcctctaagggacagcacgtgtgagtgagttctgtagtgtggcttgtttaggtgaaggtctgggttaggacacactcagaaatccatccaactctacttttcatgctgttctgagaagtagtgaaagcagtgacttataaaacaagtattttgatacaaaatatataattatatgcGATATTACAATTTTCTACATCACCACAAAATAAAACTTgacatatcttgaatcttgatatattgcccagccctaatcagAAACGTCATCTCTCACTCACTCTCTGTGTCAGGTCGGTCTTGACGTCAACAATGAAGCCGAGAGCCTTGAATCTCCGCTCCAGCTTCAGACAGTCAACGTTGGAGCCTTTGCGGTTGTTCAACTCGCTTTCAGGATCAAACTCTACGTTGTTTATGATAAGACAGTGACCACATGGTGCGGCGTCCATTTTATAGCTCTGACACACATTAAGCAAACAGAGACAATGTCACTACAGACAGTGAAACTCAAATCCCTGCATTTAAGATTTGGACCCAAAGAGCCTGTACTACGAGGCTGGATAAGTGGATCCTAATATCTCTCCAttagcagctgtactacgaagcaggatataaatacGTTCACTTAAACCAGGTGATTTCAGACACAATACATGGTTCACACAATGATGGTTTAAGTAAAAGTtttccaaattttgccagatcgcATTTTGCCTCCTtcctattgacattttgaacatttttaacaaacattTAGCCAATATAACGTCAGTAAAGGGTGAtacactttttcacaatttttattgCTCAACCGAAGAATGCGcaactttcacagatatcagaaactTCAACAATATTAAGACAAGTATTGTGTGTAAGAACATTAGAAAAGTGTAAATACTattcctgaaaatagaaaaaaaaaaatgtcatcattGTGAGAAAGTGTGACTGACTCCATTTTTGGTCCAGATGCTAACATTGTCAGTGTGAACAAGGAAAAAAAGGGATATGGCAAATTTTGGTGAAAACTAATTTCGTGAACCACCCTCGTGTGCGCTCGTGTGacggggtggagattgcagcgtcagaccaatcactgTACTGTACTGATCTGTACTCATTCTgatcttatccacttcataacctggtcccgaccaggtta
This portion of the Gouania willdenowi chromosome 7, fGouWil2.1, whole genome shotgun sequence genome encodes:
- the casp9 gene encoding caspase-9, whose translation is MEETHKKLLQRNRSKLVSDLNPSDLYDGLLEKGVFTQDMIDEIKSSGTRRDQARQLLRDLETRGSRAFPLLVQCLQEAGQHGLVEVLMNGTTTTRLQPSEPPQRPTVHPLPVYSPMDVDKQTKNAPPVYPVEKPRTTPTPSPDQEYRPRPQGRPRRDSVQSYKMDAAPCGHCLIINNVEFDPESELNNRKGSNVDCLKLERRFKALGFIVDVKTDLTQRQIKHELSVLRKKDHSQYDCCVVIMLSHGTEVSHNRFPGAVYGVDGQYVLVQHITNYLNGQHCPSLQGKPKLFFIQACGGDERDTGAEVSPEDVQSSNGGIDDQTDAIPVSSSSDSLSTSDETDARATLPTPSDILVSYSTFPGYVSWRDTQSGSWYVETLDRILEENASSADLVTMLTMVNLEVSQNSAKGVYKQMPGSFNFLRKQLYFQMPA